The proteins below are encoded in one region of Marinobacter sp. F4206:
- a CDS encoding 1-acyl-sn-glycerol-3-phosphate acyltransferase has protein sequence MGALRKLLAWASVPVICLFALVFYLARPFNPDNNRLLALAVARVGRALLGMKRPLEGRENMPTDRPTVVIANHQHNDDLFVVGDLLPPRTVTVGKSSLVWIPFFGQVFWLGGNVILNRARSHKAIAVMRATSEAITRERKSLWVFPEGTRSQGRGLQKFKKGAFHAAVASGAPITMVCARQYEDKTLGWSGRREPVPVRILPPIETAGMTTEDIPDLMVRCYSLMAEAIAEL, from the coding sequence ATGGGTGCATTGAGAAAATTGCTGGCTTGGGCGAGCGTGCCGGTTATCTGCCTGTTTGCGCTGGTATTTTACCTTGCCCGGCCGTTCAATCCGGACAACAATCGCCTGCTGGCCCTTGCGGTTGCCCGGGTGGGGCGTGCCCTGCTGGGCATGAAACGCCCTCTCGAGGGCCGCGAGAATATGCCCACCGATCGCCCGACGGTGGTGATTGCCAATCATCAGCACAACGATGACCTGTTTGTGGTCGGTGACCTGTTACCCCCGAGGACCGTGACGGTCGGAAAATCATCCCTGGTCTGGATTCCCTTCTTTGGCCAGGTGTTCTGGCTTGGTGGCAACGTGATTCTCAATCGTGCCCGGTCCCATAAGGCCATCGCAGTCATGCGGGCCACCAGTGAAGCCATCACCCGTGAGCGGAAGAGTCTCTGGGTGTTCCCTGAGGGCACCCGCAGCCAGGGTCGTGGCCTGCAGAAATTCAAGAAAGGTGCCTTCCATGCCGCCGTAGCCTCCGGCGCCCCGATTACCATGGTGTGTGCCCGCCAGTACGAGGACAAGACCCTGGGCTGGAGTGGTCGACGGGAACCGGTTCCTGTCCGCATCTTGCCGCCAATAGAAACCGCAGGCATGACCACCGAGGACATCCCCGACCTGATGGTCCGTTGCTACAGCCTGATGGCCGAGGCCATCGCCGAGTTGTAG
- a CDS encoding ATP-binding protein, with protein sequence MTLKRQLLVASLLMLLIPWAGLQFVLELDDALRQQAREQLRMQAKRLAGTAGDALIGQTPVTSGQPAIYVEPLDRSLNLDGYPDDWPGYEEGEQAQPWQGTDAMKDSGQPGLQWQAASDGRHLYLLIRISNRKPTLYDPGNADAPHDRVRLWLQPPDDTVGVAAEDRSWLIRATAPGTFYAVTGADNDTPDYRVTGSWQSTRSGWQLELQMPEPPAGSRLGFAARWSNDNPPAGVSTPVKPMPVLVRPDHGLERQLEPRLNPGQSVRVIEPGGWVIARQQLTPGQARPEFDQLSPLQVTEQISLNALRALIRFYQPEPAEAVNGGSQLAPDTVPPEGLVQHDDGSIWLLTTEPVFGGRTLILEQSLDQLLTLSGSTLGSVIARSTLIIVGLTLVLLGYASWLSWRITRLQRAVSASVDEDGRITGSLPPSGSDDELGQLQRHFSQMVDRLHGYNRYLESFSRRLSHELKTPVAVVRSSLENLSHSESESERQQYLERASAATDRLRQILNGMSEAARLEQSFDHADKEHFELAEVASQASAAYQSLDPHHQIRYVGPEHGCAMTGSPELMVQLLDKLVDNARDFTPEGGLIQVELEGHPDGLWLSVFNEGSALPGDSGTDIFGPFVSLREGQEEGHLGQGLLIARLIADFHGGRVEAANGVQGGIDGVRFRVIIPTANS encoded by the coding sequence GTGACTCTGAAACGTCAGCTCCTGGTTGCCAGCCTGCTCATGCTGCTGATTCCCTGGGCGGGCCTGCAGTTTGTGCTGGAGCTGGACGATGCCCTGCGCCAACAGGCCCGGGAGCAGCTGCGGATGCAGGCCAAACGGCTGGCCGGCACCGCGGGCGACGCACTGATCGGTCAGACCCCGGTCACCTCCGGCCAGCCGGCGATCTATGTCGAGCCACTGGACCGATCCCTGAACCTTGACGGATACCCGGACGACTGGCCCGGGTACGAAGAGGGAGAACAGGCCCAACCGTGGCAGGGCACGGATGCCATGAAAGACTCGGGACAACCCGGGCTACAGTGGCAAGCCGCTTCCGACGGCCGTCATCTTTACCTGCTGATTCGCATCTCCAACCGAAAACCCACGCTGTATGATCCCGGTAATGCCGACGCCCCCCATGATCGCGTGAGGCTCTGGCTGCAGCCGCCGGACGACACCGTGGGTGTGGCCGCCGAGGACCGGTCCTGGCTGATCAGGGCAACGGCACCGGGCACCTTTTACGCTGTGACCGGAGCCGACAACGACACCCCGGACTACCGCGTGACCGGCAGCTGGCAGTCCACCCGCTCGGGCTGGCAGCTGGAACTCCAGATGCCCGAGCCACCGGCCGGCAGCCGACTTGGTTTTGCTGCCCGGTGGTCGAACGATAACCCGCCAGCCGGTGTCAGCACCCCGGTTAAGCCGATGCCCGTGCTTGTCCGCCCTGACCACGGCCTGGAACGGCAACTGGAACCACGCCTGAATCCGGGTCAGAGTGTCCGGGTCATAGAACCCGGCGGCTGGGTGATCGCACGACAGCAACTGACGCCGGGTCAGGCCCGGCCGGAATTCGACCAGTTGAGCCCACTTCAGGTTACCGAGCAGATCAGCCTGAATGCCCTGCGGGCGCTGATCCGGTTTTACCAGCCGGAGCCGGCGGAAGCGGTCAACGGCGGCAGTCAACTGGCGCCCGATACCGTGCCACCGGAAGGACTGGTCCAGCATGATGACGGCAGCATCTGGCTTCTGACCACCGAACCGGTGTTTGGCGGTCGCACCCTGATCCTTGAACAATCCCTGGACCAGCTATTGACGCTTTCGGGCTCCACCCTGGGTTCGGTGATTGCCCGCAGCACCCTGATCATCGTGGGCCTGACCCTGGTTCTGCTGGGCTACGCCAGCTGGCTGTCCTGGCGCATCACCCGGTTGCAGCGGGCGGTCAGTGCCAGTGTCGACGAAGACGGCCGGATTACCGGATCCCTGCCACCCTCCGGCTCCGACGATGAACTCGGACAGCTGCAACGCCACTTCAGCCAGATGGTAGACCGCCTGCATGGCTACAACCGCTACCTGGAAAGCTTTTCCCGACGCCTGTCCCACGAACTGAAAACGCCGGTCGCGGTGGTTCGTTCGTCACTGGAAAACCTGAGCCACAGCGAATCGGAAAGCGAGCGCCAGCAATACCTGGAACGGGCCTCGGCCGCGACCGACCGACTGCGTCAGATCCTCAATGGCATGAGCGAGGCGGCCCGTCTGGAACAAAGCTTTGACCACGCCGACAAGGAACACTTCGAACTCGCCGAGGTGGCGTCCCAGGCAAGCGCCGCCTACCAGTCGCTGGACCCACACCACCAGATCCGGTACGTCGGCCCCGAGCACGGTTGCGCCATGACCGGCTCCCCGGAACTCATGGTCCAGCTGCTCGACAAGCTGGTGGACAACGCCCGGGACTTCACCCCCGAGGGTGGGCTGATCCAGGTGGAACTCGAAGGCCACCCCGATGGCCTCTGGCTGTCGGTGTTCAACGAGGGGTCGGCACTGCCGGGCGACTCCGGAACCGATATTTTTGGCCCCTTTGTGTCCCTGCGTGAAGGGCAGGAGGAAGGCCATCTGGGCCAGGGGCTTCTGATTGCCCGACTCATCGCCGACTTCCATGGTGGACGAGTGGAAGCGGCCAATGGGGTCCAAGGTGGAATTGACGGCGTCCGATTCCGCGTTATCATCCCGACAGCCAATTCTTGA
- the pdsR gene encoding proteobacterial dedicated sortase system response regulator: MKKHIVLIEDEPAIRDNYRVAFERRGYRVSAFGDRPAAWQVLRQELPDLAIIDVGLGDEPEGGFALCQDLRGLSQTLPIIFLTARDSDIDSVHGLRLGADDYVTKDMSMEHLLARVTALLRRAEAWAEALQKPDEVLERGRLALNVDRMTVAWDGRPLDLTVTEFWMLHSLVQHPGHVRSRDQLMEAASTVLDDNTVTSHIKRIRRKFTQLDGKFDGIQTAYGMGYRWNAHEA; this comes from the coding sequence ATGAAGAAACACATTGTTCTGATCGAAGACGAACCTGCCATTCGCGACAATTACCGAGTCGCCTTCGAGCGCCGGGGCTACCGGGTGTCCGCCTTTGGTGACCGGCCGGCTGCCTGGCAGGTGTTGCGGCAGGAACTGCCGGATCTCGCCATCATCGATGTCGGACTGGGTGACGAGCCGGAAGGCGGGTTCGCCCTGTGTCAGGACTTGCGGGGCTTGTCCCAGACCCTGCCCATCATCTTTCTGACGGCCCGGGACAGTGACATCGATTCGGTACACGGGTTACGACTGGGCGCCGACGATTACGTCACCAAGGACATGAGCATGGAACACCTGCTGGCCCGGGTAACCGCCCTGCTGCGCCGCGCCGAGGCATGGGCGGAGGCCCTGCAAAAGCCCGACGAGGTGCTGGAACGCGGGCGGCTCGCCCTCAATGTGGACCGGATGACCGTGGCCTGGGATGGCCGCCCCCTCGATCTGACCGTCACGGAGTTCTGGATGCTGCATTCACTGGTGCAGCACCCGGGGCATGTCCGCAGCCGCGATCAGTTGATGGAGGCGGCCAGTACGGTGCTCGACGACAACACCGTGACTTCCCACATCAAACGTATCCGCCGCAAGTTCACCCAACTGGACGGCAAGTTCGACGGCATCCAGACTGCCTATGGCATGGGCTACCGCTGGAATGCCCATGAGGCCTGA
- a CDS encoding GlsB/YeaQ/YmgE family stress response membrane protein, giving the protein MNLILFLIIGGVAGWLAGLIMKGRGFGVLANIGIGIVGSFIGGFVFRLLGLMAQGAVGELVTATVGAVLLLAIVSAIKKG; this is encoded by the coding sequence ATGAATCTGATTTTGTTTCTGATCATCGGTGGTGTCGCCGGCTGGCTGGCCGGTCTGATTATGAAAGGCCGTGGCTTTGGTGTGCTGGCCAATATCGGTATCGGTATTGTCGGCTCGTTCATCGGCGGTTTTGTCTTTCGCCTGCTCGGCCTGATGGCTCAGGGCGCGGTGGGTGAACTGGTAACGGCGACCGTGGGTGCAGTTCTGTTGCTTGCCATCGTCAGCGCGATCAAGAAGGGCTGA
- a CDS encoding rhomboid family intramembrane serine protease: MLIIPAENAVNWKRPPWVTLGLMLACLLVFLFYQGGDSQKLEQAVSQYLESDLQTLEAPAYEDYLQRQIRFEGAQDRVYELQQFQELRADNEQFWLAVNLLMDREFYQYLQNNQSVIWAAGDRARWNEQRAPIEEKFIQELSSFQLGLVPAELSLYTLITYQFLHGGWGHIIGNLVFLFLLGFTVEKALGPSRFLIAYLLCGALSGLVFTAFSTGSPVPLVGASGSISGLMGMYVAIYGLQQIRFFYFLGVYFNYFRAPALAMLPVWLGKEIYDYWFAGATGIAYMAHAGGLIAGAGLVWMLGRSWLQVREEFFEPEDEELDARFTNGYAQAMASLGRMEFELARRQFEALRDHYPDRPILLEHLYRLAKLRPDLPEYRDRTRELMNDAMVRRQPEQMIEVWQEYLGKGESHQPLSAEDHNRVLFTSLKQQDLKAAEKAFERLRGTGEELLTTEACRLLVEEFEKRQMEPKARHYRQLLQA; this comes from the coding sequence ATGCTGATTATTCCCGCCGAGAACGCCGTTAACTGGAAACGCCCGCCCTGGGTCACCCTTGGACTGATGCTGGCGTGCCTGCTGGTTTTTCTGTTTTACCAGGGGGGCGATAGCCAGAAGCTCGAACAGGCCGTATCCCAGTATCTCGAATCCGATCTCCAGACACTTGAGGCGCCGGCGTATGAGGATTACCTCCAGCGCCAGATCCGTTTCGAGGGCGCCCAGGATCGGGTCTACGAACTCCAGCAGTTTCAGGAATTGCGGGCCGACAATGAGCAGTTCTGGTTGGCGGTGAACCTGCTCATGGATCGAGAGTTCTACCAGTACTTGCAGAACAATCAATCGGTTATCTGGGCCGCTGGGGATCGGGCCCGCTGGAACGAGCAGCGGGCGCCGATCGAAGAAAAGTTTATCCAGGAACTGAGTTCGTTTCAGCTCGGGCTGGTGCCGGCGGAACTGTCCCTGTACACCCTGATCACCTACCAGTTCCTGCACGGTGGCTGGGGCCACATCATCGGTAACCTGGTGTTCCTGTTCCTGCTTGGATTCACCGTTGAAAAAGCCCTTGGGCCGTCGCGATTCCTGATCGCCTATCTGCTGTGTGGTGCCCTGTCCGGTCTGGTCTTCACCGCCTTTTCCACTGGCAGCCCGGTGCCCCTGGTGGGCGCGTCCGGTTCGATCTCCGGGTTGATGGGGATGTACGTGGCCATTTACGGCCTGCAGCAAATTCGGTTCTTCTACTTTCTCGGGGTCTACTTCAACTATTTTCGGGCGCCGGCCCTGGCCATGCTGCCGGTCTGGCTGGGCAAGGAAATCTACGATTACTGGTTTGCCGGTGCAACCGGCATCGCCTACATGGCCCACGCCGGGGGGCTGATTGCCGGCGCGGGTCTGGTCTGGATGCTGGGGCGCAGCTGGTTACAGGTGCGGGAAGAGTTTTTCGAACCCGAGGATGAAGAGCTCGATGCCCGCTTCACCAACGGTTATGCCCAGGCAATGGCCAGCCTCGGGCGAATGGAGTTTGAACTGGCGCGCCGGCAGTTCGAGGCGCTACGTGACCATTACCCGGATCGCCCGATACTGCTGGAGCATCTCTACCGGCTGGCCAAACTGCGGCCGGACTTGCCGGAATACCGGGACCGCACCCGCGAACTGATGAACGACGCGATGGTCCGCCGGCAGCCGGAACAGATGATTGAGGTCTGGCAGGAATATCTGGGCAAGGGGGAAAGCCATCAGCCCCTGAGTGCCGAAGACCACAACCGGGTGTTGTTCACCAGCCTCAAGCAGCAGGACCTGAAGGCCGCCGAGAAGGCGTTCGAACGCCTGCGCGGCACCGGTGAAGAATTGCTGACCACAGAGGCTTGCCGGCTGTTGGTGGAAGAATTCGAGAAACGCCAGATGGAGCCCAAGGCCCGGCATTACCGGCAGTTGCTTCAAGCCTAG
- a CDS encoding MAPEG family protein → MIVPVTGVFAAVIGILLLVLSGQVVRFRLKYKKGMGITDDRDFEAAVRAHANLVEYAPIGLLMLAVAELNGVPSGLIYWSGMMLVVGRILHAWGMINGRGGTHWARMLGIVLTWLAILVTAILLLWNVWQVYAG, encoded by the coding sequence ATGATCGTACCTGTGACTGGAGTGTTTGCCGCCGTCATTGGCATTCTTTTGCTGGTATTGTCCGGGCAGGTGGTCAGGTTCCGCCTCAAGTACAAGAAGGGAATGGGCATCACCGATGACCGGGACTTCGAGGCGGCGGTCCGGGCCCATGCGAACCTGGTGGAATACGCTCCTATCGGGTTGCTGATGTTGGCTGTGGCCGAGCTTAATGGCGTCCCCTCAGGTCTGATCTACTGGTCCGGTATGATGCTGGTGGTCGGTCGCATCCTGCACGCATGGGGCATGATTAATGGCCGAGGCGGAACCCATTGGGCCCGTATGCTCGGCATAGTCCTGACCTGGTTGGCGATCCTCGTGACCGCCATTCTGCTGCTGTGGAATGTCTGGCAGGTGTACGCCGGGTGA
- a CDS encoding marine proteobacterial sortase target protein translates to MMLSTGLLKLTPRLTDRQYHRARRWAEGVSLWLAVLLMLFVHPLYAEASQSESEYAGLLHFVDAAGRWQEPAIVLDSDFDIQVSGLIADSRLSRRFQNTSDDWREGVFVFPLPEKASVYGLTMKVGERTIVGKVQPKAEARKTYENAKAAGRHAANVEQQRPNLFTARVANIPPGETIEVELRYQQPVAYRAGEFELRLPTTLTPRYMPGQSLAESSGQWQGGWAMPSTQVPDADAISPFTVRASDVDAGSHRASVRMTIDAGLPLARVVSPTHRLETRLDGQTVEVQPEHGRLLMNRDFVVRWRPLTGKEPTAAVFHQRWQDEDYLLTMIVPGSDKANRLPRELVFVIDTSGSMAGESIRQARSALQRGLDTLKPEDRFNIIQFNNQTHTLFMQPEPANGNNLARARRYVAGLNAGGGTEMAPALELALDTPGGEGEDAAERVHQVVFITDGAVGNEAALFAQIRQQLGHQRLFTVGIGSAPNLHFMREAARWGRGLYTAIQDPADVGGPLETLFTAMEAPVLTDVQVQWPSQAEKIESFPARPGDLFQGEPLIQVVRGSGPAGVLKVSGKLPGGRTWERSLDLQQAATGTGLSRHWAREKIDSLLDAARLEGTEPDKARVTHLAVEHGLMSPYTSFVAVDDTPGRPVDARQGTEHLPTLLPAGSQAGMLRYPQTATLAPLLTALGLMGLMFAAAMGLLQRRKLV, encoded by the coding sequence ATGATGCTCTCTACCGGACTGCTCAAACTAACACCCAGGCTTACAGACCGCCAATACCACCGGGCCCGGCGCTGGGCCGAAGGCGTCAGCCTCTGGCTGGCGGTTTTGCTGATGCTGTTCGTGCATCCGCTGTACGCCGAGGCCAGCCAGTCAGAGTCGGAATATGCGGGCCTGCTGCATTTCGTGGATGCGGCGGGACGCTGGCAGGAGCCGGCCATCGTTCTGGATAGTGACTTTGATATCCAGGTCAGTGGCCTGATCGCCGACAGCCGTCTGTCACGGCGATTCCAGAACACCAGTGACGACTGGCGCGAAGGCGTATTCGTGTTTCCCCTGCCGGAGAAAGCCAGCGTTTACGGCCTGACCATGAAGGTCGGGGAGCGCACCATCGTTGGCAAGGTGCAGCCCAAGGCCGAAGCCCGTAAAACCTATGAGAACGCCAAGGCTGCCGGTCGCCATGCCGCGAACGTTGAGCAGCAGCGCCCCAATCTGTTCACCGCGCGTGTGGCCAATATTCCGCCCGGTGAAACCATCGAGGTGGAACTTCGGTACCAGCAGCCGGTGGCGTATCGGGCCGGTGAGTTTGAACTGCGCCTGCCGACCACACTCACACCCCGGTACATGCCGGGACAGTCGCTGGCGGAGTCCTCAGGGCAATGGCAGGGCGGTTGGGCCATGCCCTCGACCCAGGTGCCGGATGCTGATGCCATCAGCCCGTTTACCGTGCGCGCCAGCGACGTTGACGCCGGCAGTCATCGGGCATCGGTCCGGATGACAATTGACGCGGGACTGCCGCTGGCCCGGGTGGTCAGCCCCACGCACCGGCTGGAAACCCGGCTCGACGGACAGACCGTGGAAGTGCAGCCGGAGCACGGGCGGCTTTTGATGAACCGGGATTTCGTGGTGCGCTGGCGGCCGCTGACAGGGAAGGAGCCCACGGCGGCCGTGTTTCACCAGCGCTGGCAGGACGAGGACTACCTGCTGACCATGATTGTGCCGGGCAGTGACAAGGCCAATAGGTTGCCCCGGGAACTGGTGTTCGTGATCGATACGTCCGGGTCCATGGCCGGAGAGTCAATCCGCCAGGCCCGCTCTGCGCTTCAGAGGGGACTGGATACCCTGAAACCGGAGGACCGGTTCAACATCATCCAGTTCAACAACCAGACTCATACCCTGTTCATGCAGCCGGAACCGGCGAACGGGAACAACCTGGCCCGCGCCCGCCGTTATGTCGCCGGTCTGAACGCGGGCGGCGGCACCGAAATGGCTCCGGCACTGGAACTGGCGCTGGATACACCGGGCGGCGAGGGTGAGGACGCTGCGGAACGGGTGCATCAGGTGGTGTTCATCACCGACGGTGCGGTCGGCAACGAGGCGGCCCTGTTTGCGCAGATTCGACAGCAACTGGGGCACCAGCGCTTGTTTACGGTGGGTATTGGATCGGCGCCGAACCTGCATTTCATGCGGGAGGCGGCCCGCTGGGGGCGCGGCTTGTACACCGCGATCCAGGATCCGGCAGATGTCGGCGGCCCCCTGGAAACACTGTTTACCGCCATGGAGGCGCCGGTACTGACCGATGTCCAGGTCCAGTGGCCCTCCCAGGCCGAAAAAATAGAGAGTTTTCCGGCCCGGCCGGGGGACCTGTTCCAGGGTGAGCCCCTGATCCAGGTGGTGCGGGGCAGCGGGCCGGCGGGTGTCCTGAAGGTATCCGGCAAGCTGCCGGGTGGCCGGACCTGGGAGCGCTCGCTGGACCTTCAACAGGCGGCCACGGGTACAGGACTGTCCCGTCACTGGGCACGGGAGAAAATTGACAGCCTGCTTGATGCAGCGCGGCTGGAGGGCACAGAGCCGGACAAAGCCCGCGTGACCCACCTTGCCGTGGAGCACGGTCTGATGTCGCCCTACACCAGCTTTGTGGCCGTGGACGACACACCGGGCCGACCGGTGGATGCACGCCAGGGCACAGAGCATCTTCCGACCCTTCTGCCGGCGGGCAGTCAGGCCGGAATGTTGCGCTACCCGCAGACCGCGACCTTGGCTCCGCTGTTGACCGCCCTGGGACTGATGGGCCTGATGTTTGCCGCAGCCATGGGTCTGCTGCAACGGAGGAAACTGGTATGA
- a CDS encoding class GN sortase has translation MSRLFLLLVTSSATLLVFGLWIPLKAVVAQELLELAWAESQARQTDTRPWPWADTWPVARLTVPDLEQSMIVLAGGHGESLAFGPGQVLGSENGRGPLVIAGHRDTHFDELKFLETGSELRLQSRDGGWRTYRVLATRIVDSRSERIDTHRLAEDTLLLVTCYPFDSMDAGGPLRYVVEARAGGPGNDMEQIDTVAGT, from the coding sequence ATGAGCCGTCTCTTTCTGCTGTTGGTGACCTCATCGGCCACGCTGCTGGTGTTCGGGCTCTGGATCCCGCTGAAAGCAGTGGTTGCCCAGGAACTGCTGGAGCTGGCCTGGGCCGAAAGCCAGGCCAGACAAACCGATACCCGGCCCTGGCCCTGGGCCGACACCTGGCCGGTGGCCCGGCTGACCGTGCCCGACCTGGAGCAATCGATGATTGTGCTGGCAGGTGGGCACGGCGAGAGTCTGGCGTTTGGGCCGGGACAGGTTCTGGGCAGCGAGAACGGCCGGGGTCCGTTGGTCATCGCCGGACATCGCGATACCCATTTTGACGAGCTAAAGTTTCTGGAGACGGGCAGTGAACTGCGGCTGCAGAGTCGGGATGGTGGTTGGCGGACCTACCGTGTGCTGGCAACGCGCATTGTCGACAGCCGCTCTGAACGGATAGATACCCACCGGCTGGCGGAAGATACCCTGTTGCTGGTCACCTGCTACCCGTTTGACAGCATGGATGCCGGTGGGCCCCTGCGTTACGTGGTGGAGGCCCGCGCAGGCGGGCCCGGCAATGACATGGAACAAATTGATACTGTTGCCGGAACCTGA
- a CDS encoding DUF3422 family protein, with amino-acid sequence MSARLDCLDIHPLRDDLYNELHSRPFQVLPTPARVTQMAVLTTPEQRRLQFLHLQQLHRQLGYPVPEQEVGCFEQTFGNLRIRREMHMEFATYTFTNLATGDDTPFSETGISLLPEGWLEQLTGTVVAAFHLEIRPATEDAQGDLAYVRKHFEGMRLVGSSPQEGAARVWGTFKLHSDGFGRFMVMNHHMSDSQLGRLTQRLMEIETYRLMSLLALPVAREITPALNDMDQKMAIITQSLADNQDVDEQQLLAQLTNIASRIEAFRAHSTFRFSATRAYHRLVLTRLEELREDELSGHLTITEFMTRRLTPAVKTCEAVSERLEDLSRRVDRASDMMRTRVELAIQSQNQQLLSSMDRRSKIQLMMQHTVEGFSVVAISYYLVGLLKLGLESMYDAGFDFNKSLVLGIAIPVTLLLVFFGVRTIHNRFIKLAKRQ; translated from the coding sequence GTGAGCGCACGACTGGACTGCCTCGATATTCACCCGTTGCGGGATGACCTCTACAACGAACTGCACTCACGTCCGTTCCAGGTCCTGCCGACTCCGGCCCGGGTTACCCAGATGGCGGTCCTGACCACTCCCGAGCAACGCCGACTCCAGTTTTTGCACCTTCAGCAACTGCACCGCCAGCTGGGCTATCCGGTGCCCGAGCAGGAAGTCGGATGCTTCGAGCAGACCTTCGGCAACCTCCGGATTCGCCGGGAAATGCACATGGAGTTCGCCACCTACACCTTCACCAACCTGGCCACCGGTGACGACACACCGTTTTCCGAAACCGGTATCTCGCTGCTTCCGGAGGGCTGGCTGGAGCAACTGACGGGCACCGTGGTCGCGGCGTTTCACCTTGAAATCCGGCCGGCCACCGAAGATGCCCAGGGGGACCTGGCGTACGTGCGCAAACACTTCGAGGGAATGCGGTTGGTTGGCAGCAGCCCGCAGGAAGGCGCGGCACGGGTCTGGGGCACCTTCAAGCTGCACAGTGACGGGTTCGGACGCTTCATGGTGATGAACCACCACATGTCGGACAGCCAGCTCGGCCGACTGACCCAGCGGCTGATGGAAATCGAGACCTACCGCCTGATGTCGCTACTGGCCCTGCCGGTGGCGCGGGAAATCACGCCTGCGCTGAATGATATGGACCAGAAGATGGCGATCATCACCCAGTCGCTCGCCGATAACCAGGATGTGGACGAACAGCAACTGTTGGCGCAACTGACCAACATCGCCTCCCGCATTGAAGCCTTCCGGGCCCATTCCACCTTTCGCTTCTCGGCCACGCGGGCCTACCACCGGCTGGTGCTGACCCGGCTGGAAGAATTACGGGAAGACGAGCTCTCGGGCCACCTGACCATCACCGAATTCATGACCCGCCGTCTGACTCCGGCGGTCAAGACCTGCGAAGCGGTGAGCGAACGCCTGGAGGACCTGTCAAGGCGCGTCGACCGGGCTTCCGACATGATGCGCACCCGGGTTGAGCTGGCCATCCAGAGCCAGAACCAGCAACTGCTCAGCTCCATGGACCGCCGTTCAAAAATCCAGCTGATGATGCAGCACACGGTGGAAGGGTTTTCCGTGGTGGCCATTTCCTACTATCTGGTGGGGCTGCTCAAGCTGGGACTCGAATCCATGTACGATGCCGGTTTCGACTTCAACAAGTCGCTGGTGCTTGGCATTGCCATCCCCGTCACCCTGCTGCTGGTGTTCTTCGGTGTGCGCACCATCCACAACCGGTTCATCAAGCTCGCCAAACGGCAGTAG
- a CDS encoding OmpA family protein: MTVLVLDNPDLIAKAAMASGFAAAALTTETKRPHRLKFHYGFNKHALDAADEAMLQQHAVYLRQHPTVRIQIHGHSDNFGGEDYNQFLSRLRANAVARLLIQEGVTETQIVLTGWGSSRPLATPEDHAANRRVELEYLTQELAQAMQG, encoded by the coding sequence ATGACCGTACTCGTTTTGGACAACCCGGATCTGATTGCCAAGGCCGCCATGGCGTCCGGATTCGCCGCTGCCGCCCTGACCACCGAGACCAAACGCCCTCACCGGCTGAAATTCCATTATGGTTTCAACAAGCATGCGCTGGACGCGGCCGATGAAGCCATGCTGCAACAGCACGCTGTCTATCTCAGGCAGCACCCCACTGTCCGGATTCAGATTCACGGTCACTCCGACAATTTTGGCGGTGAGGATTACAACCAGTTCCTGTCCCGACTCAGGGCCAACGCCGTCGCCCGCCTGCTGATCCAGGAGGGGGTGACGGAGACCCAGATTGTGCTTACCGGGTGGGGGTCCAGCCGGCCACTGGCCACGCCGGAGGATCACGCCGCAAACCGTCGGGTCGAGCTGGAATACCTGACCCAGGAATTGGCTCAGGCCATGCAGGGCTGA